From Triticum aestivum cultivar Chinese Spring chromosome 4A, IWGSC CS RefSeq v2.1, whole genome shotgun sequence, a single genomic window includes:
- the LOC123085232 gene encoding pentatricopeptide repeat-containing protein At4g37170: MRTKPPTFSVTTASQLHDAIDRLLPLLRADAAHAPAARALAAAAASLPPSTLLSNRLLHLLSSNAASLPDALALLSSAPSPDRCSYNTLVAALCRSPRHLASARALFDRMPHRDHFSWSAIVSAYSRHGRPLDALALYRRMQGEPGSADADNQFTASSALAAATAARCARAGRELHCHVARRGIGAGDAVMWSALVDMYAKCGRLDDARRVFDGMLVRDVVSWTAMVERYFDAGRAGEGFRLFLQMLRARGVRPNEFTYAGVLRACAELAVESLGRQVHGRMSKSSVGDSCFAESALLHMYSKCGDMASVVLVFEGMPKADLVSWTAMISGYAQNGQPEEAFRYFDMFLRSGIRPDHVTFVGVLSACAHAGLVDKGLEVFHLIKDTYGIAHTADHYACVIDLLSRSGQFERAEEMINKMAVKPNKFLWASLLGGCRIHKNVRLARRAAEALFEIEPENPATYVTLANTYASVGLFDEVEGVRKIMDAKGITKMPASSWIEVGRRVHVFLVGDKSHPRTEEIYALLKKLYGKMREEGYVADTGFVLHDVQDERKEHDIGYHSERLAVAFGIIATPEGSPIKVFKNLRICGDCHTAIKLISQIAQREIIVRDSNIFHHFKNGVCSCRDYW, from the coding sequence ATGAGGACCAAGCCCCCGACCTTCTCGGTCACCACCGCGTCGCAGCTCCACGACGCCATCGACCGCCTCCTCCCGCTGCTCCGCGCCGACGCCGCCCACGCCCCGGCCGCGCGCGCGctcgccgcggccgccgcctcgctcccgCCCTCCACGCTGCTCTCcaaccgcctcctccacctcctctcctCCAACGCCGCCTCCCTCCCCGACGCCCTCGCCCTCCTCTCCTCCGCCCCGAGCCCCGACCGCTGCTCCTACAACACCCTCGTCGCCGCGCTCTGCCGCTCGCCGCGCCACCTCGCCTCCGCGCGCGCGCTGTTCGACCGAATGCCCCACAGGGACCACTTCTCCTGGTCCGCCATCGTCTCCGCCTACTCCCGCCACGGCCGGCCCCTCGACGCGCTCGCGCTCTACCGCCGGATGCAGGGGGAGCCCGGGAGCGCCGACGCCGACAACCAGTTCACCGCGTCCAGCGCgctcgctgccgccaccgccgcccggtgCGCCCGCGCGGGCAGGGAGCTGCACTGCCACGTGGCCAGGAGAGGGATCGGCGCGGGCGATGCCGTCATGTGGAGCGCGCTGGTGGACATGTACGCCAAGTGCGGCCGGTTGGACGATGCCAGGAGGGTGTTCGATGGGATGCTGGTCCGGGACGTCGTCTCCTGGACGGCGATGGTGGAGAGGTACTTTGACGCCGGGCGCGCCGGGGAAGGATTCAGGCTGTTCCTCCAGATGCTGAGAGCCagaggtgttcgaccgaatgagtTCACGTACGCGGGGGTTCTGCGTGCTTGCGCAGAGCTCGCCGTCGAGAGCCTCGGGAGGCAGGTGCATGGCCGAATGTCAAAGAGCAGCGTCGGCGACTCGTGCTTTGCAGAGAGCGCGCTCCTGCACATGTACTCCAAGTGCGGGGACATGGCCAGTGTGGTGCTTGTATTCGAGGGGATGCCAAAGGCAGACCTGGTGTCGTGGACGGCAATGATCTCTGGCTATGCGCAGAATGGTCAGCCAGAGGAGGCGTTTCGCTACTTCGACATGTTCTTGAGGTCAGGAATTAGGCCTGATCATGTCACGTTCGTTGGTGTTCTCTCTGCTTGTGCTCATGCTGGTCTGGTCGACAAAGGTCTGGAGGTCTTCCATTTGATAAAGGATACGTATGGCATTGCACACACCGCTGATCATTATGCTTGCGTGATCGATCTACTCAGCCGATCAGGTCAGTTTGAACGGGCAGAGGAGATGATCAACAAGATGGCTGTCAAGCCTAACAAGTTCCTGTGGGCATCCTTGCTTGGTGGCTGCAGGATTCACAAGAATGTCCGCTTAGCTAGGCGGGCAGCGGAAGCATTGTTCGAAATAGAACCTGAAAATCCTGCGACCTATGTTACTCTAGCTAATACTTATGCATCGGTCGGTCTGTTTGATGAAGTTGAGGGTGTAAGAAAGATCATGGATGCAAAGGGCATAACGAAAATGCCGGCGTCAAGTTGGATTGAAGTTGGAAGAAGGGTGCACGTATTTCTGGTCGGTGATAAGTCACATCCTCGAACTGAAGAAATCTATGCCCTTCTGAAAAAGCTTTATGGGAAAATGAGGGAAGAAGGGTATGTAGCGGACACCGGATTTGTTCTCCATGATGTTCAAGATGAGCGGAAGGAGCATGACATTGGCTACCACAGCGAACGACTTGCTGTTGCATTTGGGATCATTGCCACTCCTGAGGGTTCCCCTATCAAGGTTTTCAAGAATCTGCGGATATGTGGGGACTGTCACACTGCTATTAAGCTCATATCGCAGATTGCTCAGAGAGAGATCATCGTAAGGGACTCGAATATATTTCATCACTTCAAGAACGGGGTTTGTTCTTGCAGAGACTATTGGTAA
- the LOC123085233 gene encoding protein NRT1/ PTR FAMILY 8.3 isoform X3 — MDAAEERRLLVQGDGDHEPLLLPSQDASVYTGDGSVDIKGRPATRRATGNWRACFFILGTECCERLAYYGIATNLVTYLKIKLHQGNLEAARNVITWQGTCYLTTLVGAILADSYWGKYWTIAVFSSIYFIGLAGLTISASFPALQPPSCLGSVCPEPSLLQNGTFFLGLYMIALGTGGIKPCVSSFGADQFDDSDPTERVKQGSFFNWFYFCINVGALLSGTVIVWIQDNSGWGIGFAIPTVFMALAIASFFSASNMYRFQKPGGSPITRVCQVVVAAFRKWHIELPLDASLLYEVDSQNSAIEGSRKLEHTKNEYLNATEGIWIGGVHAKMYGLSSWWAAIISSTDAKSDFSANPWRLCTVTQVEELKILVRMFPVWATTIIFSAVFAQSSVFVEQGMVLDKRVGSFDIPPASLFTFNGISVMIWIAIYDRVLIPIARKFTGREKGFSELQRMGIGLALSIATMVSAALVELKRLEIARTEGLIHENVAVPMSILWQIPQYCFAGAAEVFTAIGQVEFFYSQAPDAMRSLCAALALVTVTVGSYLSSIILTLVSYLTTQGGDAGWIPDNLNEGHLDRFFWLMAGISFVNLLVYIGCAMRYKYKNS; from the exons ATGGACGCGGCAGAGGAGAGGAGACTGCTGGTCCAAGGGGACGGGGATCACGAGCCGCTCCTCCTTCCTTCCCAG GATGCTAGTGTTTACACAGGGGATGGATCCGTCGACATCAAAGGCCGTCCTGCGACGAGGCGCGCCACGGGCAACTGGCGAGCCTGCTTCTTCATCCTAG GAACTGAGTGTTGTGAGCGTCTGGCCTACTATGGAATTGCAACAAACCTAGTTACTTATCTGAAAATAAAGCTTCATCAAGGCAATCTTGAAGCTGCAAGAAATGTTATCACTTGGCAAGGGACATGCTATCTGACTACCCTCGTTGGAGCCATCCTAGCAGATTCTTATTGGGGAAAGTACTGGACTATTGCTGTTTTCTCATCGATTTATTTCATT GGTCTGGCTGGTTTAACGATTTCAGCATCATTTCCAGCACTTCAACCACCTTCATGTTTAGGATCTGTCTGTCCAGAACCAAGCCTACTTCAGAATGGCACATTTTTCCTGGGTCTCTATATGATTGCCCTAGGAACTGGAGGCATTAAACCTTGTGTGTCATCCTTTGGAGCGGATCAATTTGATGACAGTGATCCGACAGAGAGAGTAAAGCAGGGTTCCTTCTTCAACTGGTTCTATTTCTGCATAAATGTCGGTGCACTCTTATCAGGCACTGTTATTGTTTGGATACAAGATAACTCAGGTTGGGGAATAGGATTTGCCATTCCTACTGTATTTATGGCATTGGCTATTGCAAGCTTCTTTTCAGCCTCAAATATGTACAGATTTCAGAAACCCGGTGGGAGTCCAATTACAAGAGTGTGCCAGGTTGTTGTCGCAGCATTCCGTAAGTGGCATATCGAGTTGCCACTCGATGCATCTCTTCTGTATGAGGTTGATAGTCAAAATTCAGCAATAGAGGGAAGCCGGAAGCTGGAGCACACAA AAAATGAATACCTAAATGCAACAGAAGGAATATGGATAGGGGGCGTCCATGCCAAAATGTATGGCCTTAGTTCATGGTGG GCTGCCATCATCTCATCTACTGATGCCAAGAGTGACTTTTCTGCAAACCCATGGAGGCTATGCACTGTCACCCAAGTGGAAGAACTGAAGATCCTTGTAAGAATGTTCCCGGTTTGGGCTACTACTATCATATTCAGCGCGGTATTTGCTCAGAGCTCCGTATTCGTGGAGCAGGGAATGGTTCTTGACAAACGGGTTGGATCTTTCGATATTCCTCCGGCATCCCTATTTACTTTCAACGGAATCAGTGTCATGATCTGGATTGCAATTTATGACCGCGTCCTCATACCCATAGCTAGAAAGTTCACTGGAAGGGAAAAGGGTTTCTCTGAGCTACAGCGAATGGGCATTGGATTAGCCCTGTCCATTGCGACAATGGTATCTGCAGCTCTTGTTGAGTTGAAGCGCTTAGAGATTGCCAGGACTGAGGGTCTCATCCATGAGAATGTTGCTGTTCCAATGAGCATTCTTTGGCAAATACCACAGTATTGCTTTGCTGGTGCTGCCGAGGTTTTCACCGCTATAGGTCAAGTCGAGTTCTTCTACAGTCAGGCCCCAGATGCCATGAGGAGCTTATGTGCTGCATTAGCACTTGTTACGGTCACGGTGGGAAGCTATTTAAGCTCAATCATATTGACCTTGGtgtcataccttacaactcaaggAGGAGATGCAGGATGGATCCCGGATAATTTGAACGAAGGCCATCTTGACCGGTTCTTTTGGTTGATGGCAGGGATCAGCTTTGTAAATTTGCTGGTTTACATTGGTTGCGCAATGAGATACAAATATAAGAATTCGTGA
- the LOC123085235 gene encoding F-box/LRR-repeat protein At2g43260, with amino-acid sequence MATGETERGSSDGLPEDMIPEILARLPPKHLLRSRAACKAWRDLATDPAFIRRHHSFQPRQALVFTYGVGGCLQAVDLATNKRRTVLRVIQRVPPPRPFADGALMVHGSCDGLLLLSFHRSFFVCNPATRQGARLPLLLQDGRDVLGFYQHAASGEYRVLYHEAGGLGLQMSHTYYVLTVGSPQARSIDLRTSSAEVGAGLMGGLERSCTSPPVLLHGSLHWSPQLSQGGHILVFDQAAESFRRISPPAQAMLTKDDHTQLFEMEGKLAMFCSPQFAKNLAVWFMDDYKEMRWVWKYWVKLSFKLAYQPIPLPPCPIVLYQEGDMLVPEEVSDKVLHCDKTGKSLGPVDCSAGGTRVTPHMLKESLVLHDFLQTQRNDGACEWFSEVEFADGSDTAIAGDETQTD; translated from the coding sequence ATGGCGACGGGGGAGACCGAGCGAGGCTCCTCCGACGGCCTCCCCGAGGACATGATCCCGGAGATCCTCGCCCGCCTGCCGCCCAAGCACCTCCTCCGCTCCCGCGCCGCCTGCAAGGCCTGGCGCGACCTCGCCACCGACCCCGCCTTCATCCGCAGGCACCACTCCTTCCAGCCACGGCAGGCCCTCGTCTTCACCTACGGCGTCGGCGGCTGCCTCCAGGCCGTCGACCTCGCCACCAACAAGCGCCGGACGGTCCTGCGGGTCATCCAGAGGGTGCCCCCGCCCCGCCCCTTCGCCGACGGCGCACTCATGGTCCACGGCTCGTGCGACGGCCTGCTCCTCCTCAGCTTCCACAGGTCCTTCTTCGTCTGCAACCCTGCCACGCGCCAAGGCGCCCGCCTGCCGCTGCTGCTTCAGGATGGCCGAGATGTCCTGGGGTTCTACCAGCACGCCGCTTCCGGGGAGTACCGGGTGCTGTACCACGAGGCTGGGGGCCTGGGCCTCCAGATGTCGCACACCTACTACGTCCTCACGGTGGGATCCCCGCAGGCCAGGAGCATCGACCTTCGCACGTCGTCGGCTGAAGTGGGCGCCGGGCTGATGGGAGGGCTGGAGCGCTCTTGCACATCGCCGCCCGTCCTTCTCCATGGCAGCCTGCACTGGTCGCCGCAACTGAGCCAAGGGGGCCACATACTGGTGTTCGACCAGGCTGCTGAGTCATTCAGGCGGATCTCTCCTCCCGCGCAGGCGATGCTGACCAAGGACGACCACACGCAGCTGTTTGAGATGGAGGGCAAGCTTGCCATGTTCTGCTCGCCCCAATTCGCAAAGAACTTGGCGGTTTGGTTCATGGATGACTACAAGGAGATGCGCTGGGTCTGGAAGTACTGGGTTAAGCTGTCCTTCAAGCTTGCTTATCAACCTATACCGTTGCCACCTTGTCCGATTGTCCTGTACCAGGAGGGGGATATGCTGGTGCCGGAGGAAGTCTCTGACAAGGTGTTGCATTGTGATAAGACGGGTAAATCGCTGGGGCCTGTTGACTGCTCTGCTGGGGGCACCAGAGTTACTCCACATATGCTCAAAGAAAGCCTTGTCCTCCATGACTTCCTTCAGACGCAGCGGAATGATGGTGCCTGTGAATGGTTCTCCGAGGTCGAGTTCGCTGATGGCTCGGATACTGCAATCGCTGGTGATGAAACCCAAACTGATTAG
- the LOC123085233 gene encoding protein NRT1/ PTR FAMILY 8.3 isoform X1 has protein sequence MDAAEERRLLVQGDGDHEPLLLPSQQDASVYTGDGSVDIKGRPATRRATGNWRACFFILGTECCERLAYYGIATNLVTYLKIKLHQGNLEAARNVITWQGTCYLTTLVGAILADSYWGKYWTIAVFSSIYFIGLAGLTISASFPALQPPSCLGSVCPEPSLLQNGTFFLGLYMIALGTGGIKPCVSSFGADQFDDSDPTERVKQGSFFNWFYFCINVGALLSGTVIVWIQDNSGWGIGFAIPTVFMALAIASFFSASNMYRFQKPGGSPITRVCQVVVAAFRKWHIELPLDASLLYEVDSQNSAIEGSRKLEHTSELEFLDKAAIISSTDAKSDFSANPWRLCTVTQVEELKILVRMFPVWATTIIFSAVFAQSSVFVEQGMVLDKRVGSFDIPPASLFTFNGISVMIWIAIYDRVLIPIARKFTGREKGFSELQRMGIGLALSIATMVSAALVELKRLEIARTEGLIHENVAVPMSILWQIPQYCFAGAAEVFTAIGQVEFFYSQAPDAMRSLCAALALVTVTVGSYLSSIILTLVSYLTTQGGDAGWIPDNLNEGHLDRFFWLMAGISFVNLLVYIGCAMRYKYKNS, from the exons ATGGACGCGGCAGAGGAGAGGAGACTGCTGGTCCAAGGGGACGGGGATCACGAGCCGCTCCTCCTTCCTTCCCAG CAGGATGCTAGTGTTTACACAGGGGATGGATCCGTCGACATCAAAGGCCGTCCTGCGACGAGGCGCGCCACGGGCAACTGGCGAGCCTGCTTCTTCATCCTAG GAACTGAGTGTTGTGAGCGTCTGGCCTACTATGGAATTGCAACAAACCTAGTTACTTATCTGAAAATAAAGCTTCATCAAGGCAATCTTGAAGCTGCAAGAAATGTTATCACTTGGCAAGGGACATGCTATCTGACTACCCTCGTTGGAGCCATCCTAGCAGATTCTTATTGGGGAAAGTACTGGACTATTGCTGTTTTCTCATCGATTTATTTCATT GGTCTGGCTGGTTTAACGATTTCAGCATCATTTCCAGCACTTCAACCACCTTCATGTTTAGGATCTGTCTGTCCAGAACCAAGCCTACTTCAGAATGGCACATTTTTCCTGGGTCTCTATATGATTGCCCTAGGAACTGGAGGCATTAAACCTTGTGTGTCATCCTTTGGAGCGGATCAATTTGATGACAGTGATCCGACAGAGAGAGTAAAGCAGGGTTCCTTCTTCAACTGGTTCTATTTCTGCATAAATGTCGGTGCACTCTTATCAGGCACTGTTATTGTTTGGATACAAGATAACTCAGGTTGGGGAATAGGATTTGCCATTCCTACTGTATTTATGGCATTGGCTATTGCAAGCTTCTTTTCAGCCTCAAATATGTACAGATTTCAGAAACCCGGTGGGAGTCCAATTACAAGAGTGTGCCAGGTTGTTGTCGCAGCATTCCGTAAGTGGCATATCGAGTTGCCACTCGATGCATCTCTTCTGTATGAGGTTGATAGTCAAAATTCAGCAATAGAGGGAAGCCGGAAGCTGGAGCACACAAGTGAACTTGA ATTCCTTGACAAGGCTGCCATCATCTCATCTACTGATGCCAAGAGTGACTTTTCTGCAAACCCATGGAGGCTATGCACTGTCACCCAAGTGGAAGAACTGAAGATCCTTGTAAGAATGTTCCCGGTTTGGGCTACTACTATCATATTCAGCGCGGTATTTGCTCAGAGCTCCGTATTCGTGGAGCAGGGAATGGTTCTTGACAAACGGGTTGGATCTTTCGATATTCCTCCGGCATCCCTATTTACTTTCAACGGAATCAGTGTCATGATCTGGATTGCAATTTATGACCGCGTCCTCATACCCATAGCTAGAAAGTTCACTGGAAGGGAAAAGGGTTTCTCTGAGCTACAGCGAATGGGCATTGGATTAGCCCTGTCCATTGCGACAATGGTATCTGCAGCTCTTGTTGAGTTGAAGCGCTTAGAGATTGCCAGGACTGAGGGTCTCATCCATGAGAATGTTGCTGTTCCAATGAGCATTCTTTGGCAAATACCACAGTATTGCTTTGCTGGTGCTGCCGAGGTTTTCACCGCTATAGGTCAAGTCGAGTTCTTCTACAGTCAGGCCCCAGATGCCATGAGGAGCTTATGTGCTGCATTAGCACTTGTTACGGTCACGGTGGGAAGCTATTTAAGCTCAATCATATTGACCTTGGtgtcataccttacaactcaaggAGGAGATGCAGGATGGATCCCGGATAATTTGAACGAAGGCCATCTTGACCGGTTCTTTTGGTTGATGGCAGGGATCAGCTTTGTAAATTTGCTGGTTTACATTGGTTGCGCAATGAGATACAAATATAAGAATTCGTGA
- the LOC123085234 gene encoding protein GID8 homolog: MFLSRIVLRDLDSIDSPASMATSKKVVTRDEWERKLRDVKIRKEDMNRLVMNFLVTEGFVDAADKFRVESGTQPDIDLATITDRMEVKKAVQSGNVQEAIEKINDLNPTILDTNPELYFHLQQQKLIELIRAGKINEALEFAQEELAPRGEENQTFLEEIEKTVALLVFEDVKNCPYGELLDVSQRLKTASEVNAAILTSQSHEKDPKLPSLLKMLIWTQNQLNEKAAYPRINNLSTAALEDPAI; encoded by the exons ATGTTCCTCTCCCGCATCGTCCTGCGCGACCTGGACTCCATCGACTCCCCCGCCTCCATGGCGACCTCCAAGAAGGTGGTGACGCGCGACGAGTGGGAGCGCAAGCTCCGCGACGTCAAGATCCGCAAGGAGGACATGAACCGCCTCGTCATGAACTTCCTCGTCACCGAGGGCTTCGTCGACGCCGCCGACAAGTTCCGCGTCGAGTCCGGCACCCAAC CGGACATCGACCTGGCCACCATCACGGATCGGATGGAGGTGAAAAAGGCGGTTCAGTCAGGGAATGTCCAGGAGGCAATCGAGAAGATCAACGATCTTAACCCCACG ATTCTGGATACAAATCCCGAATTATACTTCCATCTCCAGCAGCAAAAATTAATAGAGTTGATTCGTGCGGGGAAGATAAATGAAGCTTTGGAGTTTGCTCAAGAAGAACTTGCACCAAGAGGCGAAGAAAAT CAAACCTTTCTGGAGGAAATAGAGAAAACTGTAGCACTGTTGGTTTTTGAAGATGTAAAAAATTGCCCATATGGTGAACTGTTGGACGTTTCTCAACGCTTAAAGACGGCAAGTGAAGTTAACGCTGCCATTCTCACAAGCCAAAGTCACGAGAAAG ATCCAAAGCTCCCCagtctgttgaagatgttgatttgGACTCAAAACCAGCTGAACGAAAAGGCGGCATATCCTCGAATCAACAacttatccaccgccgcactgGAAGATCCAGCAATATGA
- the LOC123085233 gene encoding protein NRT1/ PTR FAMILY 8.3 isoform X2: MDAAEERRLLVQGDGDHEPLLLPSQDASVYTGDGSVDIKGRPATRRATGNWRACFFILGTECCERLAYYGIATNLVTYLKIKLHQGNLEAARNVITWQGTCYLTTLVGAILADSYWGKYWTIAVFSSIYFIGLAGLTISASFPALQPPSCLGSVCPEPSLLQNGTFFLGLYMIALGTGGIKPCVSSFGADQFDDSDPTERVKQGSFFNWFYFCINVGALLSGTVIVWIQDNSGWGIGFAIPTVFMALAIASFFSASNMYRFQKPGGSPITRVCQVVVAAFRKWHIELPLDASLLYEVDSQNSAIEGSRKLEHTSELEFLDKAAIISSTDAKSDFSANPWRLCTVTQVEELKILVRMFPVWATTIIFSAVFAQSSVFVEQGMVLDKRVGSFDIPPASLFTFNGISVMIWIAIYDRVLIPIARKFTGREKGFSELQRMGIGLALSIATMVSAALVELKRLEIARTEGLIHENVAVPMSILWQIPQYCFAGAAEVFTAIGQVEFFYSQAPDAMRSLCAALALVTVTVGSYLSSIILTLVSYLTTQGGDAGWIPDNLNEGHLDRFFWLMAGISFVNLLVYIGCAMRYKYKNS; this comes from the exons ATGGACGCGGCAGAGGAGAGGAGACTGCTGGTCCAAGGGGACGGGGATCACGAGCCGCTCCTCCTTCCTTCCCAG GATGCTAGTGTTTACACAGGGGATGGATCCGTCGACATCAAAGGCCGTCCTGCGACGAGGCGCGCCACGGGCAACTGGCGAGCCTGCTTCTTCATCCTAG GAACTGAGTGTTGTGAGCGTCTGGCCTACTATGGAATTGCAACAAACCTAGTTACTTATCTGAAAATAAAGCTTCATCAAGGCAATCTTGAAGCTGCAAGAAATGTTATCACTTGGCAAGGGACATGCTATCTGACTACCCTCGTTGGAGCCATCCTAGCAGATTCTTATTGGGGAAAGTACTGGACTATTGCTGTTTTCTCATCGATTTATTTCATT GGTCTGGCTGGTTTAACGATTTCAGCATCATTTCCAGCACTTCAACCACCTTCATGTTTAGGATCTGTCTGTCCAGAACCAAGCCTACTTCAGAATGGCACATTTTTCCTGGGTCTCTATATGATTGCCCTAGGAACTGGAGGCATTAAACCTTGTGTGTCATCCTTTGGAGCGGATCAATTTGATGACAGTGATCCGACAGAGAGAGTAAAGCAGGGTTCCTTCTTCAACTGGTTCTATTTCTGCATAAATGTCGGTGCACTCTTATCAGGCACTGTTATTGTTTGGATACAAGATAACTCAGGTTGGGGAATAGGATTTGCCATTCCTACTGTATTTATGGCATTGGCTATTGCAAGCTTCTTTTCAGCCTCAAATATGTACAGATTTCAGAAACCCGGTGGGAGTCCAATTACAAGAGTGTGCCAGGTTGTTGTCGCAGCATTCCGTAAGTGGCATATCGAGTTGCCACTCGATGCATCTCTTCTGTATGAGGTTGATAGTCAAAATTCAGCAATAGAGGGAAGCCGGAAGCTGGAGCACACAAGTGAACTTGA ATTCCTTGACAAGGCTGCCATCATCTCATCTACTGATGCCAAGAGTGACTTTTCTGCAAACCCATGGAGGCTATGCACTGTCACCCAAGTGGAAGAACTGAAGATCCTTGTAAGAATGTTCCCGGTTTGGGCTACTACTATCATATTCAGCGCGGTATTTGCTCAGAGCTCCGTATTCGTGGAGCAGGGAATGGTTCTTGACAAACGGGTTGGATCTTTCGATATTCCTCCGGCATCCCTATTTACTTTCAACGGAATCAGTGTCATGATCTGGATTGCAATTTATGACCGCGTCCTCATACCCATAGCTAGAAAGTTCACTGGAAGGGAAAAGGGTTTCTCTGAGCTACAGCGAATGGGCATTGGATTAGCCCTGTCCATTGCGACAATGGTATCTGCAGCTCTTGTTGAGTTGAAGCGCTTAGAGATTGCCAGGACTGAGGGTCTCATCCATGAGAATGTTGCTGTTCCAATGAGCATTCTTTGGCAAATACCACAGTATTGCTTTGCTGGTGCTGCCGAGGTTTTCACCGCTATAGGTCAAGTCGAGTTCTTCTACAGTCAGGCCCCAGATGCCATGAGGAGCTTATGTGCTGCATTAGCACTTGTTACGGTCACGGTGGGAAGCTATTTAAGCTCAATCATATTGACCTTGGtgtcataccttacaactcaaggAGGAGATGCAGGATGGATCCCGGATAATTTGAACGAAGGCCATCTTGACCGGTTCTTTTGGTTGATGGCAGGGATCAGCTTTGTAAATTTGCTGGTTTACATTGGTTGCGCAATGAGATACAAATATAAGAATTCGTGA